One genomic segment of Devosia sp. includes these proteins:
- a CDS encoding tetratricopeptide repeat protein: MIRDIPLAAATGLALAFGVTIAPAQAQTAADAAMDLARMLDGGGSIVSSDDYLSALENDAAAGRPMALWQLGTMYENGEGVDKDPAKAFGYFAQIANQHADTPPRGLEADIVARSFVKLGEDYYRLGAPEAGVSQNLNEYHRVLMHAATYFGDAEAQYQVGMLYQKEEAGLGVSPTLSARWLQSAAHKGHCLGQVQLGNLLFNGLGDYPPRPAEGLAWLEVAHTTCQGTADQAFADEVLNRALAGVPAQDRASIVTGAPVSTTQF; this comes from the coding sequence ATGATCCGGGATATTCCCCTGGCGGCCGCTACAGGTTTGGCTTTGGCGTTCGGCGTCACCATTGCGCCTGCCCAGGCGCAGACGGCGGCTGATGCGGCCATGGATCTGGCTCGTATGCTGGACGGTGGCGGTTCCATCGTGTCCAGCGACGATTATCTGTCCGCGCTCGAAAACGATGCGGCGGCCGGCCGGCCCATGGCCCTCTGGCAGCTTGGCACCATGTATGAGAACGGCGAAGGCGTCGACAAGGACCCGGCCAAGGCTTTTGGCTATTTCGCCCAGATCGCCAACCAGCACGCCGATACGCCGCCGCGCGGCCTTGAGGCCGATATCGTGGCCCGCTCCTTCGTCAAGCTGGGCGAGGACTATTATCGCCTGGGCGCGCCGGAAGCCGGCGTGTCGCAGAACCTCAACGAATATCACCGCGTGCTGATGCACGCCGCCACCTATTTCGGCGATGCGGAAGCCCAGTACCAGGTGGGCATGCTGTACCAGAAGGAAGAGGCCGGGCTGGGCGTGAGCCCGACGCTCAGCGCCCGCTGGCTGCAATCGGCTGCGCACAAGGGGCATTGCCTCGGTCAGGTGCAACTGGGCAACCTGCTGTTCAACGGCCTCGGCGACTACCCGCCACGTCCGGCCGAAGGGCTGGCCTGGCTCGAAGTGGCGCACACGACCTGTCAGGGCACGGCCGATCAGGCCTTTGCCGACGAGGTCCTCAATCGCGCCCTGGCCGGCGTACCGGCGCAGGATCGCGCCAGTATCGTCACCGGCGCACCGGTCTCGACCACGCAGTTTTAG
- the xth gene encoding exodeoxyribonuclease III, with amino-acid sequence MRIATWNINGIKARIELLLKWLDEEKPDIVGLQEIKSIDEAFPRAEIEALGYNIETHGQKSWNGVALLSKLPFDEVHRGLPGNDEDEQARLIEGVFSVEGGVVRVCNIYLPNGNPVDTEKFPYKLGWMDRLNRFVAERLELEEPFVLMGDFNLIPAPIDAHDPDAWWGDALYRPESLERFRVLTNMGMTDALRAVTAEQTFTFWDFQAGAWRRNAGIRIDHLMLSPQAADRLDDVVVHKDVRGWDKPSDHVPVEGAFSF; translated from the coding sequence CTGCGCATCGCCACCTGGAACATCAACGGCATCAAGGCCCGCATCGAGCTCCTGTTGAAGTGGCTCGACGAGGAGAAGCCGGACATTGTCGGCCTGCAGGAAATCAAGTCGATCGACGAGGCCTTTCCGCGCGCCGAGATAGAGGCGCTGGGCTACAATATCGAGACGCATGGCCAGAAAAGCTGGAACGGCGTGGCCCTGCTGTCCAAACTCCCCTTCGATGAGGTGCATCGCGGTCTGCCCGGCAATGACGAGGACGAGCAGGCCCGGCTGATCGAAGGCGTGTTTTCGGTCGAGGGCGGCGTGGTCAGGGTGTGCAATATCTACTTGCCCAACGGGAACCCGGTGGATACGGAAAAATTCCCGTACAAGCTGGGTTGGATGGATCGCCTCAATCGCTTTGTCGCAGAACGGCTCGAACTGGAGGAGCCTTTCGTGCTGATGGGCGACTTCAATCTCATTCCTGCGCCCATCGACGCCCATGATCCGGACGCCTGGTGGGGCGACGCCCTTTATCGCCCGGAAAGCCTCGAGCGGTTCCGCGTCCTCACCAATATGGGCATGACCGACGCCCTGCGCGCCGTCACCGCCGAACAGACGTTCACCTTCTGGGATTTTCAGGCCGGCGCCTGGCGGCGCAATGCGGGGATCCGCATCGACCACCTCATGCTGTCGCCGCAAGCGGCGGACCGGCTCGATGACGTGGTCGTCCACAAGGACGTGCGCGGCTGGGACAAGCCCAGCGATCACGTCCCCGTGGAAGGCGCGTTCAGCTTCTAG
- a CDS encoding serine hydrolase domain-containing protein, whose protein sequence is MGAQVDAIMDGAIAAEKIVGAELIVYRHGTLALRRTAGYFDREADVAMLPNAIYRLASVTKPIVAATALAMIDKRLLRLDDPVVNHLPYFDPQRDDGTPAGITIHHLLTHTAGLAYAYPDDPSISTGLGPSDKGFEANFSLVARQKLLFAPGTAWSYSVAIDVLGAVLAAIHGGSLDDAARAHVTGPLGLAETGFFVADLARLAKPYADGTPPMSMADPHVVINDRGDPVTFSPSRIFSDKAFQSGGAGMAGTPEDIVRFLEAMRTGGGGVISPETLGLAMSNRIGDIHRDDAGQRFGYLGAIIDDPVAANSSSARGTVNWGGVYGHSWLVDPANALTIVSMSNTALEGCTGQYPKDLIRAVYADLF, encoded by the coding sequence ATGGGCGCGCAAGTCGACGCGATCATGGACGGGGCCATAGCGGCCGAGAAAATCGTCGGCGCGGAGCTGATTGTCTATCGCCACGGCACCCTCGCCCTGCGCCGGACGGCCGGTTACTTCGACCGCGAAGCCGATGTCGCCATGCTTCCGAACGCCATCTACCGGCTGGCATCGGTCACCAAGCCCATCGTCGCGGCCACGGCCCTCGCCATGATCGACAAGCGGCTGTTGCGCCTCGACGACCCCGTGGTCAACCACCTGCCCTATTTCGATCCGCAGCGCGATGATGGCACGCCGGCCGGCATCACCATCCATCACCTGCTGACCCACACGGCCGGGCTGGCCTATGCCTATCCCGATGATCCCTCGATCTCGACCGGCCTTGGTCCGTCCGACAAGGGCTTTGAGGCCAATTTCAGCCTGGTCGCGCGGCAGAAACTGCTGTTCGCGCCGGGTACTGCCTGGTCCTATTCGGTGGCCATCGACGTGCTTGGCGCCGTACTGGCTGCCATCCATGGCGGCAGTCTTGACGATGCGGCGCGTGCCCATGTCACCGGCCCCCTGGGCCTGGCCGAAACCGGCTTTTTCGTTGCCGACTTGGCGCGCCTCGCAAAACCCTATGCCGATGGCACCCCACCCATGTCCATGGCCGATCCGCATGTGGTCATCAATGACCGCGGCGACCCCGTCACCTTCTCGCCATCGCGCATCTTCAGCGACAAGGCGTTCCAGTCCGGTGGCGCCGGCATGGCCGGCACGCCCGAGGACATCGTCCGGTTCCTAGAAGCCATGCGCACCGGCGGTGGCGGCGTCATCTCGCCCGAAACCCTTGGCCTCGCCATGTCCAACCGGATTGGCGATATCCACCGGGACGATGCCGGGCAGCGCTTCGGCTATCTTGGCGCCATCATCGACGATCCGGTCGCGGCCAATTCTTCATCGGCCCGGGGCACCGTCAATTGGGGTGGGGTTTATGGCCATTCATGGCTTGTCGATCCGGCCAACGCGCTTACGATAGTGTCAATGAGCAACACCGCGCTCGAGGGATGCACGGGGCAATATCCCAAGGACCTCATCCGCGCGGTCTATGCCGACCTTTTCTGA
- the erpA gene encoding iron-sulfur cluster insertion protein ErpA: MTDASLADRPAVTLSDRAAKRVARIISKEVPGTVLRISVAGGGCSGFQYEYNLVQETANDDDLVLQKGDATVLIDSLSLEFMGGAEIDFVDDLIGQAFQIKNPNAVASCGCGTSFAV; the protein is encoded by the coding sequence ATGACTGACGCAAGCCTTGCCGATCGCCCCGCCGTAACCCTTTCGGACCGCGCCGCCAAGCGTGTTGCACGCATCATTTCCAAGGAAGTGCCCGGCACCGTGCTGCGGATCTCGGTCGCGGGCGGCGGGTGCTCGGGTTTCCAGTACGAATACAATCTCGTCCAGGAAACCGCCAATGACGACGATCTCGTGCTGCAAAAGGGTGATGCGACGGTCCTGATCGATTCGCTGAGCCTGGAATTCATGGGCGGCGCGGAGATCGACTTTGTCGACGATCTCATTGGTCAGGCATTCCAGATCAAGAATCCGAATGCCGTGGCGTCCTGCGGCTGCGGCACCAGCTTCGCCGTCTGA
- a CDS encoding deoxyguanosinetriphosphate triphosphohydrolase, whose protein sequence is MSDTAPYASRPDQSLGRLHGTGPSPTRSEFQRDRDRIIHSTAFRRLQHKTQVFLSHEGRHFRNRLTHTLEVSQIARSIARALRLNEDLAEAVALSHDLGHTPFGHAGERALHRAMEPFGGFDHNVQALRVVTLLENRYAEHDGLNLTWETLEGILKHNGPLIDAEGNPVGRYVREGLPAGLEAIPAPAPLRLETHASLEAQVAAIADDVAYNAHDIDDALRAGLVTVPDFLDVPMAGPIVSEVLAAYPDLAAKRQAHEVQRRMITRAVEDVITTSAANIARAGVASAEDVRLAGHTLVGFSEQTESAEKGLKQFLFSRVYRHEAVMVPVRESEAVVERLFARYMRDADMPGRWGEAGRAQDGAGRARIVADFIAGMTDPYALDEHERLFDARPDFR, encoded by the coding sequence ATGAGCGACACAGCACCCTATGCCAGCAGGCCCGACCAGTCGCTCGGCAGGCTGCATGGCACCGGCCCCAGCCCAACTCGCTCGGAATTCCAGCGTGATCGCGACCGGATCATCCATTCGACGGCCTTTCGGCGCCTGCAGCACAAGACCCAGGTTTTCCTGTCCCATGAGGGCCGACACTTCCGCAACCGGCTGACGCATACGCTCGAAGTCAGCCAGATTGCCCGCTCCATCGCTCGCGCCCTGCGCCTCAACGAAGACCTGGCGGAAGCGGTGGCGCTGAGCCATGACCTGGGGCACACGCCCTTTGGCCATGCCGGGGAAAGGGCCCTGCACCGGGCCATGGAGCCCTTTGGCGGCTTTGACCACAATGTCCAGGCGCTGCGGGTCGTGACCCTGCTCGAAAACCGCTATGCCGAACATGACGGGCTGAACCTGACCTGGGAAACGCTTGAGGGCATTCTCAAGCACAATGGTCCGCTGATCGATGCAGAGGGGAACCCCGTTGGCCGCTATGTCCGCGAGGGGCTACCGGCGGGGCTCGAGGCCATTCCGGCACCCGCGCCGCTGCGTCTTGAGACTCATGCCAGCCTTGAGGCGCAGGTGGCAGCGATTGCTGATGACGTGGCCTACAATGCCCATGATATAGACGACGCGCTGCGGGCGGGCCTCGTGACCGTGCCAGATTTTCTCGACGTGCCCATGGCCGGGCCGATCGTTTCGGAGGTGCTGGCCGCTTATCCCGATCTCGCTGCCAAGCGGCAGGCTCACGAAGTTCAGCGCCGCATGATCACACGGGCGGTCGAGGACGTCATCACCACGAGCGCCGCCAATATCGCGCGGGCCGGCGTGGCCAGCGCGGAGGATGTGCGACTGGCCGGTCACACGCTGGTCGGCTTTTCCGAGCAGACTGAAAGCGCCGAGAAGGGGCTAAAACAGTTCCTGTTCTCACGTGTCTATCGGCACGAGGCGGTGATGGTGCCGGTGCGGGAAAGCGAGGCGGTCGTCGAAAGGCTCTTTGCCCGCTACATGCGCGATGCCGACATGCCCGGCCGCTGGGGCGAGGCGGGCCGGGCGCAGGACGGGGCAGGGCGGGCGCGCATTGTCGCCGATTTCATCGCCGGCATGACCGACCCCTATGCCCTGGATGAGCATGAGCGCCTGTTTGACGCTCGCCCGGATTTCCGTTAA
- the argS gene encoding arginine--tRNA ligase, translated as MDIFALFTTRVIDALRADYPQLDNELLARVVVEPPRDAAHGDLSTNAAMVVAKPLGKNPREVAAALVERFKADADVSAVDVAGPGFINFRLNDAVWFRVLRSVAAAGADFGRTDIGKGERVNVEYVSANPTGPMHVGHTRGAVFGDALASLMAWSGYEVTREFYINDTGGQTIILGQSALLRYREALGETIEIPSGFYPGDYLVPVGQALKAQYGAGLLDMPEQEAVLIARETALAAMMELIKADLAQLNIHHDVFFSERTLHGQGGDIQTTLDWLREQGMVYEGRLEPPKGKTPEEWEDREQTLFRATDYGDDTDRALIKSDGSYTYFAADIAYHRNKYLRGFKHMVNVLGADHSGYVKRLQAAVKAVSHGEADIDVRICQLVRLLKNGEPFKMSKRSGDLVTLSDLVDEVGSDATRFMLLFRRNDAAMDFDFALVKEQTRDNPVFYVQYAHARASSVFRTAARDMPELDVSPAALAAADIELLSSPADLELIRLIGAWPRTVAAATLAHEPHRAAFYVHELAAALHGFWAKGKDDPQLRFVNPSDPKLTLARLALVDAVRQVIRNGLGLLGVTAPDELS; from the coding sequence ATGGATATTTTTGCTCTTTTCACCACAAGGGTCATCGATGCCCTGCGTGCCGACTATCCCCAGCTCGACAATGAGCTGCTTGCGCGCGTCGTGGTGGAGCCGCCCCGAGATGCGGCCCATGGCGATCTGAGCACCAATGCCGCCATGGTCGTGGCCAAGCCGCTCGGCAAGAACCCGCGCGAAGTCGCGGCCGCCCTTGTCGAGCGTTTCAAGGCCGATGCCGATGTGAGCGCCGTCGACGTGGCGGGACCGGGTTTCATCAATTTTCGGCTGAACGACGCGGTGTGGTTCCGCGTGCTGCGCTCGGTTGCCGCTGCCGGCGCCGATTTCGGCCGGACCGACATCGGCAAGGGCGAGCGGGTCAATGTCGAATATGTCTCGGCCAATCCGACCGGGCCCATGCATGTGGGGCACACGCGCGGCGCCGTGTTCGGCGACGCCCTGGCCTCGCTGATGGCATGGTCGGGCTATGAGGTCACGCGCGAATTCTACATCAACGATACCGGCGGGCAGACGATCATTCTCGGTCAATCGGCGCTGTTGCGGTATCGCGAGGCGCTTGGCGAGACGATAGAAATTCCGTCCGGTTTCTATCCCGGCGACTATCTCGTTCCGGTCGGGCAAGCCCTGAAGGCGCAATATGGGGCCGGGTTGCTCGACATGCCCGAGCAGGAAGCGGTGCTGATCGCCCGCGAGACGGCACTGGCGGCGATGATGGAGCTGATAAAGGCGGACCTGGCGCAGCTCAATATCCACCACGACGTGTTCTTCTCGGAGCGAACGCTGCATGGGCAGGGTGGCGATATCCAGACCACGCTCGACTGGCTGCGCGAGCAGGGCATGGTCTATGAGGGCAGGCTCGAACCGCCCAAGGGCAAGACACCCGAAGAATGGGAAGACCGCGAACAGACGCTGTTCCGCGCCACCGATTATGGCGACGATACGGATCGGGCGCTGATCAAGTCGGACGGCTCCTATACCTATTTCGCCGCCGACATTGCCTATCACCGCAACAAATATCTTCGCGGTTTCAAGCACATGGTCAATGTGCTCGGCGCCGACCATTCCGGCTACGTCAAGCGGCTGCAGGCTGCGGTGAAGGCGGTCTCGCACGGGGAGGCCGATATCGACGTGCGCATCTGCCAGCTTGTGCGCCTGCTCAAGAATGGCGAGCCGTTCAAGATGAGCAAGCGCTCGGGCGACCTGGTCACGCTTTCCGACCTGGTCGACGAGGTGGGATCGGATGCGACCCGCTTCATGCTGCTGTTCCGCCGCAACGACGCCGCCATGGATTTCGACTTTGCGCTGGTCAAGGAACAGACGCGGGACAACCCGGTCTTCTACGTCCAGTACGCCCACGCGCGGGCAAGCTCGGTGTTCCGCACGGCCGCGCGGGACATGCCGGAGCTTGATGTCTCTCCCGCAGCTTTGGCCGCAGCCGATATCGAACTGCTCAGCAGCCCCGCCGACCTGGAGCTGATCCGGCTGATCGGGGCCTGGCCGCGCACGGTCGCGGCGGCCACCCTGGCGCATGAGCCGCACCGGGCCGCCTTCTATGTTCATGAGCTCGCAGCGGCGCTGCACGGGTTCTGGGCCAAGGGCAAGGATGACCCGCAGTTACGATTTGTTAACCCTTCGGACCCGAAGTTGACTTTGGCTCGACTCGCACTCGTCGATGCCGTGCGTCAGGTTATCCGAAATGGTTTGGGTCTCCTTGGGGTTACGGCGCCTGACGAGCTTTCATAA
- a CDS encoding SPOR domain-containing protein: MAAHLDDTDDLIAELAKLMADDARPEGSESKANPEPQKPVIRIPGGDERPPEPVAPAAAAPLPSVRIPGQDAPAPAPAKALNAEPFRFDFDLNLNRKPAGPATELPPAAAAPQPAAAAPQPAAAAPIVEPFIPASRPAQPSPLPQATTPAVPVQAEPAAEANADLPDLDQDSLADLIAAELAQDMAPETEAVQAQPEPEAFEPEPAPQDFAPLESEPQEPVEEIPQVDGPARGEDNFVVAPVFGLGDRQAEPVATQPDPEAAVASAEAVSNDKAPKESDALGDIKRLVGSALFAGVARRAKAAERNSAAPAEPVMDEPVAPARREPAADAGGNFDSVDEAILAAAAATGAHVEWVDGSEAGADDAMPAEDRQRRFVPSMPQFNRAVVGPLVAVGLLAVAGLGLYWVLGQGGGPEGPAPLISADATAVKEVPEVTETAETQSVVFNEISGANNPADEQIVSRDQSDEQTVSEIAATTTGAGTGGTTGAAASGLIDTNAEGLVNRKVRTVTVRPDGTIVSGDEGVAGTTMLPVDRPDVPEVPGADFSTPDLIASAGQAEVEPTPAVAPAPATPVVEAGSVVPVADAAGNPLAGRSVTIPRERPGNFQQIATSALANASAAPAVTTPDPAAALPAAAPAATATAPGAAAAYVQLASQRSEEAARSTAQQIVSRFGPLFGGANLEITRVDLGERGIYYRVLAPADSRAAASNLCTNLKAAGGDCVVL, translated from the coding sequence ATGGCCGCACATTTGGACGATACTGACGATCTCATTGCGGAACTGGCAAAACTCATGGCCGACGATGCCCGGCCAGAGGGTTCCGAGTCCAAGGCCAATCCCGAGCCGCAGAAGCCGGTCATTCGCATTCCCGGCGGTGATGAGCGGCCGCCGGAGCCTGTCGCGCCTGCTGCCGCGGCGCCGCTCCCGTCTGTGCGCATACCCGGTCAGGATGCACCCGCGCCGGCGCCTGCCAAGGCGTTGAACGCCGAGCCGTTCCGCTTCGACTTCGATCTCAACCTGAACCGCAAGCCCGCTGGTCCCGCGACCGAACTACCCCCGGCGGCAGCGGCGCCGCAACCGGCAGCGGCCGCGCCGCAACCGGCAGCAGCCGCGCCAATTGTCGAGCCGTTCATTCCGGCATCCCGGCCCGCCCAGCCGAGCCCGCTGCCGCAGGCAACAACCCCGGCTGTGCCTGTTCAAGCTGAACCGGCCGCTGAAGCCAACGCCGATCTGCCCGATCTCGATCAGGATAGCCTTGCCGACCTGATAGCGGCTGAACTGGCCCAGGACATGGCGCCGGAGACGGAGGCCGTCCAGGCTCAGCCGGAGCCGGAAGCATTCGAACCGGAGCCTGCGCCGCAGGACTTCGCACCTCTGGAATCCGAACCGCAGGAACCCGTCGAGGAGATCCCGCAGGTTGATGGCCCGGCTCGCGGCGAGGACAATTTTGTCGTTGCGCCGGTTTTTGGACTTGGTGACCGACAGGCCGAACCCGTTGCCACCCAACCGGACCCCGAGGCGGCCGTGGCATCTGCGGAGGCCGTTTCGAACGACAAGGCGCCCAAGGAGTCCGACGCCCTCGGCGACATCAAGCGGCTCGTGGGTTCAGCGCTCTTTGCCGGTGTGGCCCGGCGTGCCAAGGCTGCCGAGCGGAACAGCGCGGCGCCTGCCGAGCCTGTCATGGACGAGCCGGTTGCCCCGGCGCGCCGGGAGCCGGCCGCTGATGCCGGCGGCAATTTCGACAGTGTCGATGAAGCTATTCTGGCCGCCGCAGCAGCGACGGGCGCCCATGTCGAATGGGTCGATGGCAGCGAGGCCGGAGCCGACGACGCCATGCCCGCCGAAGACCGGCAGCGCCGCTTCGTGCCATCCATGCCGCAATTCAATCGCGCCGTGGTTGGACCACTGGTCGCCGTGGGCCTGCTGGCCGTCGCGGGGCTGGGCCTGTACTGGGTGCTGGGGCAGGGCGGTGGGCCGGAAGGTCCGGCGCCGCTGATCTCTGCCGACGCGACCGCCGTCAAGGAAGTGCCGGAAGTGACCGAGACCGCCGAGACGCAGTCGGTGGTCTTCAATGAGATATCGGGTGCCAACAACCCGGCCGATGAGCAGATCGTGTCCCGCGACCAGTCCGACGAGCAGACGGTCAGCGAGATTGCCGCGACCACCACGGGCGCCGGTACCGGCGGCACCACTGGCGCGGCCGCCAGCGGGTTGATCGATACCAATGCCGAGGGCCTGGTCAACCGCAAGGTGCGGACCGTGACCGTCCGCCCCGATGGGACCATCGTTTCCGGCGATGAAGGCGTGGCTGGCACGACCATGCTGCCGGTCGACCGCCCAGATGTGCCCGAAGTGCCGGGCGCCGACTTTTCCACGCCCGACCTGATCGCCAGTGCCGGTCAGGCCGAGGTCGAACCCACGCCCGCCGTTGCCCCCGCTCCGGCGACGCCGGTGGTCGAAGCCGGTTCCGTGGTGCCGGTGGCAGACGCGGCCGGCAACCCGCTGGCCGGCCGGAGTGTCACCATTCCGCGCGAACGTCCTGGCAATTTCCAGCAGATCGCGACCAGCGCCCTGGCCAATGCCAGTGCCGCGCCTGCCGTGACCACGCCCGATCCGGCAGCGGCCCTCCCGGCAGCTGCGCCTGCGGCGACCGCAACGGCGCCGGGCGCCGCGGCCGCCTATGTGCAGCTGGCCTCTCAGCGCAGCGAGGAAGCTGCCCGCTCGACGGCCCAGCAGATCGTCAGCCGCTTCGGACCGCTGTTCGGCGGGGCCAATCTTGAGATCACCCGGGTCGATCTGGGCGAGCGCGGCATCTATTACCGCGTCCTGGCCCCGGCGGATTCGCGTGCCGCTGCCTCCAATCTCTGCACCAATCTCAAGGCCGCCGGCGGCGACTGCGTGGTTCTTTAG
- a CDS encoding ScpA family protein, with protein sequence MTTAQADWFDTPAPPAAEDILRVEVGGYEGPLDLLLDLARRQKVDLSAISVLALAEQYLSFIDNMRERRIEVAADYLVMAAWLAYLKSRLMVPQAPGDEEPSGEMLAAMLQFRLKRLEAMRMAANRLMNRPRLGFQIYQRGAPEAIEIARRPIWEASLYDLLKAYSSQRERGTATDYAPRLRNVWSLQDARDLLVRLIGDSMEWVALDAYLVDYLARPGDRATARASSFASSLELVRQGEIDMRQTETFGPLFLRRRRGETT encoded by the coding sequence ATGACCACTGCCCAGGCCGATTGGTTCGATACGCCCGCGCCCCCGGCCGCGGAGGATATTCTGCGCGTCGAGGTGGGTGGCTATGAGGGCCCGCTGGACCTGCTGCTCGACCTGGCGCGGCGCCAGAAGGTCGACCTGTCGGCAATCTCGGTGCTGGCACTGGCCGAGCAGTACCTGTCCTTCATCGACAATATGCGCGAACGCCGGATCGAGGTTGCGGCCGACTATCTGGTGATGGCCGCATGGCTGGCCTATCTCAAGAGCCGGTTGATGGTGCCGCAGGCGCCGGGCGACGAGGAACCGAGCGGGGAAATGCTGGCGGCCATGCTGCAATTCCGCCTCAAGCGTCTCGAAGCCATGCGCATGGCGGCCAATCGCCTGATGAACCGGCCCAGGCTTGGGTTCCAGATCTACCAGCGCGGCGCACCCGAGGCGATCGAGATCGCGCGCCGTCCGATCTGGGAGGCGAGCCTGTATGACCTGCTCAAGGCCTATTCGAGCCAGCGCGAGCGCGGCACTGCCACCGACTACGCGCCCCGCCTGCGCAATGTGTGGTCCCTGCAGGATGCGCGCGACCTGCTGGTGCGCCTGATCGGCGACTCGATGGAGTGGGTGGCGCTCGACGCCTACCTGGTCGACTACCTCGCCCGGCCGGGCGACCGGGCCACCGCGCGGGCGTCAAGTTTTGCATCCAGCCTTGAACTGGTGCGCCAGGGTGAAATCGACATGCGGCAGACCGAGACGTTCGGGCCGCTGTTCTTGCGGCGCCGCCGGGGCGAGACGACATGA
- the scpB gene encoding SMC-Scp complex subunit ScpB: protein MNAPDLDDATGDVFRRNLRILEALLFASAEPLSLADVAPYLGEGVNPDALMLALQQEYAERGVNLVRRGQGWAFRTAEDLGFLLRREEHETKPLSRAALETLSIIAYHQPATRAEIEEVRGVTTGKGTLDLLMEAGWIRMRGRRRTPGRPVTYGTTEAFLDHFGLESLSDLPGLDELKGAGLLSGRLPPDLQIPLPFDGALRDDEDPLDPTDAGETEHEDDQD, encoded by the coding sequence ATGAACGCGCCCGATCTGGACGATGCGACCGGGGACGTGTTCCGGCGCAACCTGCGCATCCTCGAAGCACTGCTTTTCGCATCTGCCGAACCGCTCAGCCTGGCCGATGTGGCGCCCTATCTCGGCGAAGGGGTCAATCCCGATGCCCTCATGCTAGCGCTGCAACAGGAGTATGCCGAGCGCGGCGTCAACCTTGTCCGGCGCGGACAGGGCTGGGCTTTCCGCACCGCCGAGGATCTGGGCTTTCTGTTGCGGCGCGAAGAACACGAGACCAAGCCCCTGTCGCGCGCGGCGCTCGAAACTTTGTCGATCATTGCCTACCACCAGCCGGCCACGCGGGCCGAGATCGAGGAAGTGCGCGGGGTCACGACCGGCAAGGGGACGCTGGATCTGCTGATGGAGGCCGGATGGATCCGGATGCGTGGCCGCAGGCGTACGCCAGGGCGGCCGGTGACCTATGGCACGACTGAAGCCTTTCTCGATCACTTCGGCCTCGAAAGCCTGAGTGATCTGCCGGGTCTGGATGAACTCAAGGGCGCAGGTCTGCTCTCGGGCCGCCTGCCGCCAGACCTGCAGATACCCTTGCCCTTCGATGGCGCCTTGCGCGATGACGAAGACCCGCTCGATCCGACCGACGCGGGCGAGACGGAACACGAGGACGACCAGGACTGA
- a CDS encoding ABC transporter ATP-binding protein — protein MTDQSAGELQGWGARGTAGVAFAASLDFSDVSVSLGGRTVLDQFNLTIRPGEIICLLGESGSGKSTVLRVAAGIQPVSSGQVSINGDVMSAPGRTVAPNNRGIGLMFQDYALFPHMSVLDNVLFGLKGLGRKAALAQARSALLRVGLGEREADFPHRLSGGQQQRLALARSVAPRPGVLLLDEPFSSLDARLRETVRGETLAVLRETHATSLIVTHDPEEAMLMGDRVALLRAGRIAQIGTASEIYRKPVDLAAARFFSPLAEIEATVRNGAAETPLGPVPVSGHADGARVVVAVRPTGAVRVERNGPGIPGRLVARRDAIGIDICEVKVSGIDAPLGVRRPADGNLTVGEDVFVTLNPEHILVFERV, from the coding sequence ATGACTGATCAATCCGCCGGAGAACTGCAGGGCTGGGGCGCCCGCGGTACGGCCGGCGTGGCCTTTGCTGCTTCGCTGGACTTTTCCGACGTCTCGGTATCGCTTGGCGGCAGGACGGTACTCGACCAGTTCAACCTGACGATCCGGCCCGGGGAAATCATCTGCCTTCTGGGCGAATCCGGATCGGGCAAATCGACCGTGCTGCGCGTCGCCGCAGGCATCCAGCCGGTGAGTTCGGGGCAGGTGTCCATCAACGGCGACGTCATGTCGGCGCCGGGACGAACGGTGGCCCCGAACAATCGGGGCATTGGCCTCATGTTCCAGGACTACGCGCTGTTCCCGCATATGAGCGTTTTGGACAATGTGTTGTTCGGATTGAAAGGGCTGGGCCGGAAAGCGGCCCTGGCCCAGGCGCGATCGGCCCTGCTGCGCGTCGGACTGGGCGAACGCGAAGCCGATTTCCCGCATCGATTGTCGGGCGGGCAACAGCAGCGACTGGCCCTGGCGCGCAGCGTGGCGCCGCGTCCGGGGGTGTTGCTGCTCGACGAGCCGTTTTCGAGCCTGGATGCGCGATTGCGCGAAACGGTGCGCGGGGAAACCCTGGCGGTACTGCGCGAAACCCATGCAACGAGCCTCATCGTCACCCACGACCCCGAGGAAGCCATGTTGATGGGCGATCGGGTGGCCCTGCTGCGGGCGGGGCGGATCGCCCAGATCGGCACGGCCTCGGAAATCTATCGCAAGCCGGTCGATCTTGCCGCCGCACGCTTCTTCTCGCCGCTGGCCGAGATTGAAGCGACAGTCCGCAATGGCGCGGCCGAGACGCCGCTGGGGCCAGTGCCGGTCTCGGGCCACGCGGACGGGGCCCGGGTCGTGGTTGCGGTGCGTCCGACCGGCGCGGTCCGGGTCGAACGGAATGGACCGGGCATACCGGGCCGGCTGGTTGCGCGGCGCGACGCGATCGGTATCGACATTTGCGAGGTCAAGGTGAGCGGAATTGACGCGCCCCTTGGGGTCAGGCGCCCCGCTGACGGCAATTTGACCGTGGGAGAGGACGTTTTCGTGACCCTCAACCCGGAACACATCCTTGTGTTTGAACGCGTTTGA